In Uranotaenia lowii strain MFRU-FL chromosome 2, ASM2978415v1, whole genome shotgun sequence, one genomic interval encodes:
- the LOC129741495 gene encoding uncharacterized protein LOC129741495, translated as MFVREVLTRLTNAQLREFCAAKELSINGNKERLIRRLVNASDCHEGTSGETILHSARENIATSTPKKSEEEYSDTMSSSSSEDSRKRVRAPQFTFNDIGDSLEKFSGERTDRDVHDWLEEFENTSDNFGWSDAHKFVYGRRLLKGTAKLFVNSSSGLNCWESLKTALEEEFGAKVSSAEIHELLRSRKKKNDESFLQYIYHMQNIAKRARVEEDAICEYVANGVNDIAVNKICLYGANTIAELKVRIKQYEKMKSHMREPTHRATKNTNTSERDREKRDSKSGAKDYTHTTNASDSLRCYNCGNRGHYANDCDTKSRGPKCFGCGEHGHLAKNCEREKKQTDVNALSEGMPVCEVQVGDLVLRTLFDTGSRYNLLCESVYVKVGEPLLHRTTMSFTGFGAAKTPARGTVELDVCVGAEKFPTMTFYVVPPGSMRYDAILGMSALTFMDVEVNERGVNIKKKVIENDVADESELMQILNVCEPGAIDVDPKYVDVIQDIIANYNPKREVNSRVETKIILTDDEPVRSAPRRFAPKEKKVLEETIDDWLRSGIVRESASEYASPVTLAPKKNGSLRVCVDYRQLNRKVVKDCFPMRNIEDQIDRLKNAKVFTTLDLKNSFFHVPVEATSQKYTSFVTHLGQYEFLKTPFGLCNSPASFSRFVADVFRDQIRSGVLIIYVDDAIIASDTPEENVAILRQVLKVASENGLQFNWEKSQFLKNEVEYLGYLISEGKYRMSPVPNVSRENSCGEELSCSG; from the coding sequence ATGTTCGTGCGAGAAGTGCTGACGAGGCTGACAAATGCTCAGCTGCGGGAGTTTTGTGCGGCGAAGGAGTTGTCTATAAACGGCAATAAAGAAAGATTGATTCGACGCTTGGTGAATGCTAGTGACTGCCACGAGGGGACTTCGGGAGAAACGATTCTTCATTCTGCTCGAGAGAATATCGCAACGTCTACCCCGAAGAAAAGTGAAGAAGAATATTCGGACACCATGTCGTCGAGTAGTAGCGAAGATTCGCGAAAACGTGTGCGTGCGCCGCAGTTCACATTCAATGATATTGGTGACTCTTTGGAGAAATTTTCTGGGGAGCGCACTGACAGAGACGTTCATGACTGGCTAGAAGAGTTTGAAAACACGAGTGACAATTTTGGTTGGAGTGACGCACATAAGTTTGTGTACGGCCGCCGACTTCTGAAGGGCACGGCAAAATTATTCGTAAACAGTTCGAGTGGCTTGAATTGTTGGGAGTCACTGAAAACTGCTCTAGAAGAAGAGTTCGGTGCGAAAGTTTCGAGTGCTGAGATCCACGAGCTGCTTCGGAGTAGAAAGAAGAAGAACGATGAGTCATTTTTGCAGTATATTTACCATATGCAAAATATTGCAAAACGAGCCCGTGTTGAAGAAGATGCTATCTGTGAATACGTCGCGAACGGTGTGAATGACATTGCAGTAAATAAAATCTGCTTGTACGGGGCGAATACGATTGCCGAACTGAAAGTCCGCATTAAACAGTATGAGAAAATGAAGAGCCATATGCGTGAACCAACCCACCGTGCTACGAAGAACACCAACACAAGTGAACGTGACCGCGAGAAGAGAGACTCAAAATCTGGTGCGAAAGATTACACTCACACAACCAATGCCAGTGACAGCTTGCGATGTTATAATTGTGGTAATCGGGGCCACTATGCGAATGACTGTGACACAAAATCGCGCGGCCCGAAATGCTTTGGTTGTGGTGAGCACGGGCATCTAGCCAAAAACTGTGAGCGGGAGAAGAAGCAAACCGATGTGAACGCGCTCTCGGAAGGTATGCCGGTGTGCGAGGTGCAAGTTGGCGACTTGGTTTTGCGCACACTGTTCGATACCGGGAGCCGATACAATCTGCTGTGTGAGAGTGTGTATGTGAAAGTTGGAGAACCGTTGCTGCATCGTACAACAATGAGCTTCACTGGATTCGGTGCGGCAAAAACACCAGCGCGTGGTACGGTCGAGCTCGATGTATGTGTGGGAGCCGAAAAGTTTCCGACGATGACGTTTTACGTCGTCCCACCGGGGTCCATGCGATACGACGCCATTCTCGGCATGAGCGCACTCACCTTCATGGACGTGGAAGTGAATGAGAGAGGAGTAAACATTAAAAAGAAAGTGATTGAAAACGATGTCGCGGACGAAAGTGAACTGATGCAGATTTTGAATGTGTGTGAGCCGGGAGCGATCGATGTCGATCCAAAGTATGTCGACGTTATCCAGGACATCATCGCAAATTACAACCCAAAACGTGAAGTGAACAGTCGTGTGGAAACGAAGATTATCTTAACCGATGACGAGCCGGTTCGCTCGGCACCACGGCGATTCGCACCGAAGGAGAAAAAAGTGCTAGAAGAAACCATCGACGATTGGCTGAGATCGGGCATAGTGCGCGAAAGTGCTAGTGAGTATGCAAGCCCAGTTACACTGGCACCGAAGAAAAACGGTTCTTTACGTGTGTGCGTCGATTACCGACAGCTAAATCGGAAAGTAGTGAAGGATTGTTTCCCTATGCGGAACATTGAGGACCAAATCGATAGATTGAAAAACGCGAAAGTGTTCACTACTCTTGACTTGAAGAATTCGTTCTTTCACGTGCCGGTCGAGGCTACCAGCCAGAAATATACCAGTTTTGTGACGCACTTGGGACAATACGAGTTCCTCAAAACACCCTTTGGATTGTGTAACAGTCCAGCGAGTTTTAGCCGGTTCGTGGCGGATGTTTTTCGCGATCAGATCAGAAGCGGTGTGTTGATCATTTACGTCGACGACGCTATTATCGCGTCCGACACACCAGAAGAAAACGTCGCGATATTGCGACAAGTGCTGAAAGTGGCCAGTGAAAACGGACTGCAGTTTAATTGGGAAAAGTCGCAATTCCTAAAAAACGAGGTCGAGTATCTGGGGTATTTGATTAGTGAAGGGAAGTACCGAATGTCTCCAGTACCGAATGTCTCCAGAGAAAATTCGTGCGGTGAAGAACTTTCGTGTTCCGGGTAA